A region from the Streptosporangium sp. NBC_01756 genome encodes:
- a CDS encoding Crp/Fnr family transcriptional regulator: MSPTPEPGEFVTLLNADEVAALHAAGRPRRWDRGAAVCTEGDTAEWVLLLTSGRVKVSSHTAAGIEVVLAVRGPGALLGEFAVLDGLPRSATVTALEPVEGITIRDFPGYLRENGRVAVLLMQMLIGKMRDSDRKRIEYGAFDTTGRVATRLVELAERYGEPVNGGVRVALPLSQDELAGWTGASREAVSKALRSLRDRGLIETGRRRVIVHDMEGLRSRAR, translated from the coding sequence GTGAGTCCCACCCCCGAACCGGGCGAGTTCGTCACCTTGCTCAACGCCGATGAGGTCGCCGCGCTGCACGCGGCGGGGCGCCCCCGGCGCTGGGATCGCGGCGCGGCGGTGTGCACCGAGGGCGACACCGCCGAGTGGGTGCTCCTGCTGACATCCGGTCGTGTCAAGGTCTCCTCGCACACCGCCGCCGGGATCGAGGTGGTCCTCGCGGTGCGCGGACCGGGCGCGCTGCTCGGCGAGTTCGCCGTGCTCGACGGCCTGCCGAGGTCTGCCACGGTCACCGCGCTGGAGCCGGTCGAGGGCATCACGATCCGCGACTTCCCCGGCTACCTGCGGGAGAACGGCCGGGTCGCGGTGCTGCTCATGCAGATGTTGATCGGCAAGATGCGCGACTCCGACCGCAAGCGGATCGAGTACGGAGCGTTCGACACCACGGGCCGGGTGGCGACCCGGCTGGTCGAGCTGGCCGAGCGGTACGGCGAGCCGGTCAACGGCGGGGTACGGGTGGCGCTCCCCCTCTCCCAGGACGAACTGGCCGGCTGGACCGGTGCCTCACGCGAGGCGGTCAGCAAGGCGCTGCGTTCGCTCCGGGACCGCGGACTGATCGAGACGGGGCGTCGCCGCGTGATCGTCCACGACATGGAGGGCCTCCGCAGCCGGGCCCGCTGA
- a CDS encoding adenylate/guanylate cyclase domain-containing protein, whose translation MNDLVSAPIQGEPRTGPYLPPATQPVRTVVWVIHLALPMLGLWLLLANHDDLNIEWHDNFGHFLLIIAVAGINVVLGAMIGQASARRADARLLLVSLVFLSSAGFFLLHGLATPQIILPKGSYGFDLSQPIGLLIASVFAAVSALPLNERAARAVLRSQIWLRGGLVLVLVGWGLASLVPGFTALSDPSPPLGAGLGGFEPVGVVLYAAATAMMFRLHRSRPAAMLISLVTAYALLAEAMIAGMYRHNWHLSWWLWHLLLTLAFVFVAYSAHLQFRREGSSAGLFDSVALSATVRKIRAEYEEALEELVGHLRSRAESRVPVATRLAGKFGLTEGQAAVLDRAGAALAGERELSERLAALVDTGNQTRVGLPERELLTLALDRVRQAYGDVRITLVADGRVAMGAREYGPRDFPGNQPVRLESTVVHPLTVKGRLAGALEVPVGRTAQDAALAATLASQLSISLENARLYQELSTLFRQYMSPDVANSLLADPRTAALGGELVELTALFADLKGFTSFSERAAPGEIVEMLNRYHTAAVPIILSNGGTIVQFVGDALLALFNAPARQADHAAAAARAALAMQEAAEEIAAGTAGYPRFRIGINTGLALVGNIGSPELRGFNAMGDCVNVAARLEGVAEPGTVVIGQSTFDQIIPPPTVRPLGDLALKGKEEPVRAYVLSGLP comes from the coding sequence GTGAACGACCTCGTGAGCGCACCAATCCAGGGAGAGCCCCGGACCGGTCCCTACCTGCCTCCGGCGACCCAGCCGGTGCGCACGGTGGTCTGGGTGATCCATCTCGCCCTGCCGATGCTGGGACTCTGGCTGCTGCTGGCCAACCACGACGACCTGAACATCGAGTGGCACGACAACTTCGGCCATTTCCTGCTGATCATCGCCGTGGCGGGGATCAACGTGGTGCTGGGCGCCATGATCGGTCAGGCGTCCGCGCGCCGGGCCGACGCCCGGCTGCTCCTGGTCTCGCTGGTCTTCCTCAGCAGCGCGGGGTTCTTCCTGCTGCACGGGCTGGCCACGCCGCAGATCATCCTTCCGAAGGGAAGCTACGGGTTCGACCTCTCCCAGCCGATCGGCCTGCTCATCGCCTCGGTCTTCGCGGCCGTCTCGGCCCTGCCGCTGAACGAGCGGGCGGCCCGGGCCGTACTGAGATCGCAGATCTGGCTGCGCGGCGGGCTCGTCCTGGTGCTCGTCGGCTGGGGGCTCGCCTCGCTGGTGCCGGGCTTCACCGCGCTGAGCGACCCGTCTCCCCCGCTGGGCGCCGGTCTCGGCGGGTTCGAGCCGGTCGGGGTCGTCCTGTACGCGGCGGCGACCGCGATGATGTTCCGGCTCCACCGCAGCCGGCCGGCGGCCATGCTGATCAGCCTGGTCACCGCGTACGCACTGCTCGCCGAGGCGATGATCGCCGGAATGTACCGCCACAACTGGCACCTGTCGTGGTGGTTGTGGCACCTGCTGCTGACCCTGGCCTTCGTGTTCGTCGCCTACAGCGCCCACCTGCAGTTCCGGCGGGAGGGCAGCAGCGCGGGGCTGTTCGACTCGGTCGCGCTGTCGGCGACCGTCCGGAAGATCAGAGCCGAGTACGAGGAGGCGCTGGAGGAGCTCGTCGGCCACCTCCGGAGCCGGGCCGAGTCCAGGGTCCCGGTCGCGACCAGGCTGGCCGGCAAGTTCGGGCTCACCGAGGGGCAGGCGGCGGTGCTCGACCGGGCCGGTGCGGCACTGGCCGGCGAACGGGAGCTGTCCGAACGGCTCGCCGCGCTGGTGGACACGGGCAACCAGACCCGCGTCGGGCTGCCCGAGCGCGAACTGCTGACCCTGGCCCTGGACCGGGTACGGCAGGCGTACGGAGACGTGCGCATCACGCTGGTGGCGGACGGGCGTGTCGCCATGGGTGCCAGGGAGTACGGTCCCCGGGACTTTCCGGGCAACCAGCCCGTCCGCCTGGAGAGCACGGTCGTCCACCCGCTGACCGTGAAAGGCCGGCTCGCCGGCGCGCTGGAGGTGCCGGTGGGCAGGACCGCGCAGGACGCGGCGCTCGCCGCCACGCTGGCGAGCCAGCTGTCCATCTCCCTGGAGAACGCCCGGCTCTACCAGGAGCTGTCGACCCTGTTCCGGCAGTACATGTCTCCGGACGTGGCCAACTCCCTGCTGGCCGACCCGCGGACGGCGGCGCTCGGCGGCGAACTGGTCGAGCTGACCGCGCTCTTCGCCGACCTGAAGGGCTTCACGAGCTTCTCCGAACGGGCCGCTCCCGGGGAGATCGTGGAGATGCTGAACCGCTACCACACGGCGGCCGTGCCCATCATCCTCAGCAACGGCGGCACGATCGTGCAGTTCGTCGGAGACGCGCTCCTGGCGCTGTTCAACGCCCCCGCCCGGCAGGCCGACCACGCCGCCGCCGCGGCACGGGCGGCCCTGGCCATGCAGGAGGCGGCCGAGGAGATCGCGGCCGGGACGGCGGGCTACCCCCGGTTCAGGATCGGGATCAACACCGGGCTCGCGCTGGTCGGCAACATCGGCAGTCCCGAGCTGCGCGGCTTCAACGCGATGGGCGACTGCGTGAACGTGGCCGCCCGGCTGGAGGGCGTCGCCGAACCCGGTACCGTCGTGATCGGCCAGAGCACCTTCGACCAGATCATCCCCCCTCCCACGGTCCGCCCCCTGGGCGACCTCGCGCTCAAGGGCAAGGAAGAGCCTGTCCGCGCATATGTGCTGTCCGGCCTTCCGTAG
- a CDS encoding MFS transporter has translation MVSIPQDLPGSPEYLSKLRYAWRVCSVTSLGLVLIGISGSTLNVALPSVVRHFGADAFAAGWILLAFLLVNTATLVFFGRVADLLGRREVYLAGFALFTMGSLLAGLSPGVWSLIAMRAVQAVGAAMILANGTVIIADAFPPDRLSQGMGVYIGTLSVAQLAGPTLGGLIAETAGWQWIFWMNVPAGLVALLWGAFTLRRVTRRPREPVDALGNLLVFAVLSAALITLSEAGSRGVSSPVVIVGASVCAVLIPVLAVVERRASHPVLNVRLFGERMLAFANLASFCNALARAALILLVALYFQAARGVDAVTAALSVLPVPVGMALASPVAGSLGRRVSPYTLSVGGSLLSTAGLGVLMLNTDPATPYGVVGVGLFLCGCGSGTFLTGNTTQVMAALPAGSLGVVNGFRLMIMNVGIVLSVALTLSVVTGSVGAGLRDQVYAGTLSRLSPVAVDQLMNGFRTTYAVLCAIALCGAVSALLARPRRNLRAGDFSAATTHESFLPSEHPKSLGPAHMLADHGLEDGKQ, from the coding sequence ATGGTCTCCATCCCCCAGGACCTGCCCGGCTCCCCCGAGTACCTGTCGAAACTCCGCTACGCGTGGCGGGTCTGCTCCGTCACCAGTCTCGGCCTGGTGCTGATCGGCATCTCGGGAAGCACGCTGAACGTGGCGCTTCCCTCGGTCGTCAGGCACTTTGGCGCGGACGCGTTCGCCGCCGGCTGGATCCTGCTGGCCTTCCTGCTCGTCAACACCGCGACCCTGGTGTTCTTCGGCCGGGTGGCCGACCTGCTCGGTCGCAGGGAGGTCTACCTGGCGGGATTCGCCCTCTTCACGATGGGGTCGCTGCTGGCGGGGCTGTCGCCAGGGGTCTGGTCCCTGATCGCGATGCGGGCGGTGCAGGCCGTCGGAGCCGCGATGATCCTGGCCAACGGGACAGTGATCATCGCCGACGCCTTCCCTCCGGACCGCCTCAGCCAGGGCATGGGCGTCTACATCGGCACCCTGTCGGTCGCCCAGCTCGCCGGCCCCACCCTGGGCGGCCTCATCGCAGAGACCGCCGGCTGGCAGTGGATCTTCTGGATGAACGTGCCCGCCGGCCTGGTCGCCCTCCTCTGGGGAGCGTTCACCCTCCGCCGCGTCACCCGCAGGCCGCGCGAGCCGGTGGACGCGCTCGGCAACCTGCTCGTCTTCGCCGTGCTGTCGGCCGCGCTCATCACGCTGTCCGAGGCGGGGTCGCGGGGCGTGTCCAGCCCCGTCGTGATCGTCGGCGCCTCCGTCTGCGCGGTCCTGATCCCGGTTCTGGCCGTCGTGGAGCGGCGGGCGTCGCATCCCGTACTCAACGTGCGGCTCTTCGGAGAGCGCATGCTCGCCTTCGCCAACCTCGCCTCGTTCTGCAACGCGCTGGCCCGCGCGGCGCTGATCCTGCTCGTCGCCCTCTACTTCCAGGCGGCCCGGGGCGTCGACGCCGTCACGGCCGCCCTGAGCGTGCTGCCGGTCCCGGTCGGCATGGCCCTGGCCTCGCCGGTCGCGGGCTCGCTCGGCCGCCGGGTCTCCCCTTACACGCTGTCCGTCGGAGGCTCACTGCTGAGTACGGCGGGGCTCGGCGTCCTGATGCTGAACACCGATCCCGCGACACCGTACGGGGTCGTCGGGGTGGGCCTGTTCCTGTGCGGCTGTGGCAGCGGTACCTTCCTCACCGGCAACACCACCCAGGTCATGGCCGCCCTGCCCGCCGGGAGTCTCGGCGTGGTGAACGGCTTCCGGCTCATGATCATGAATGTCGGGATCGTGCTCAGCGTCGCCCTCACCCTGAGCGTCGTCACCGGCTCGGTCGGCGCCGGACTACGCGACCAGGTATACGCGGGCACCCTCTCCCGCCTGTCTCCCGTCGCCGTGGACCAGCTCATGAATGGTTTCCGCACCACTTATGCCGTCCTGTGCGCCATCGCCCTCTGCGGCGCCGTTTCCGCGCTGCTGGCCCGCCCGCGCCGTAACCTGCGGGCGGGCGATTTCTCGGCGGCCACCACGCATGAGTCCTTCCTCCCATCAGAACACCCCAAGAGCCTTGGACCAGCGCACATGCTCGCGGACCATGGCCTGGAGGACGGCAAGCAATAA